The DNA sequence ATTATGTATCATTATATAAATACCTTAATAGGGTAATGATTCATTGCGTTTACAGACATAAGGACACATCTGTAACACATCTTTTCAAATAACCTACTATAATTCTTGTAGCCATTTTAAAGTGCTTTATCCGTGGAACAAATGATAATGGTGTACAGGGAATATGGATGTAAGGTACAGTATACGCATCTAGATGAACATTAGAGGTGGACTAAATATAGTTACTGAAATGCAAGTAGTTATTTATAGTAAAATACATGTTAACATTGTAGCAAAGTTCACGTTATTAATTGTATGCACATTTAATCCAGCAGCATTTAGAGATGTGCACTGGCTTTAACAAGGTTGGCTTTAATTCAAAACCATGACCAAATTTATGTACAAATAATATAGTgcacaaaatataaacaaaaagaaaacaaatatgtACCGATATTCATTAACAGCCATTTgtaaccctgtctgtgaaatccaataATAATGTAATTCAATAATGCGATTAGGAGCATCGAAGTTTGAtatcactcattgatttcacttatgttggatgattttatgtaaaaaaacagtaaatcactgatATTTCCTGCAACCACAGCAAGTTATTTCTATACTATAAAACCTCAATCTTAACCtcatataataatattaaccagGAATACAATCTGTAAAGTTGCACATCAAATCTAATCACCAAATCTAATCTTGAGATTAGGGGTAATATATTCAGCATCACTCACCATGAACTGGGCCTGTATGAAATAAAGCTGGTAAACCAATGGCAACCATAAAAAGTAGCAAAGTCCACATGGTTAGTGCTGTGTATAGGGACCGAAAAAGGAAGCTGTTTCTGATTGTTGGAGTCGATGTTGAGTCACTAAATGCTTTGGTTCTCTTTGATTTTCTGAAACGTGCTTCACTGCTTTTATATACTCAGACTAAAGTCCTTGGTGACACACTCTTAAGTCTGAGCTATGATGGGTGGGGCTATGAAGCACCTTCACACCCTCTTTATTGTCTCTCGTGCTTCCTTATTCTTTGTATCTTTTTGCAGCCAGAATTGACATTCTGTGTACATTTACACACAACATGCCCTTAAAGATAAATCCACGTTCAGCACTAGTGACAAAACTCAGTTGACATACAAAACAGTTTGTGTTTGCTTTGCGTGCTTCCTGTAAGTGCATGCTGTTTGGTGGCACTATTTGTACTGTGTCTATGACTTAACATCAGACCGTTTATTAAACCAAGATTTGTTTATGTAAGACACTGTGTAAAGTACAAAGATAAGcatattgtgttttatttcatATTGCTATGTTCATTTATTATTGATCATGTGCTCAATGAAAACGCCGCCTGGAGTGTAATGACTCACTGTGAATATTGCAGTGGTGTGGCTGACTCAGGTGTGTGAAAACTTTCCTCGCCCTCATGTGTGCTGATACATGTCCATTTCCTGTTTCAAGCGGGAAAAGGCAAGGTGGCCGCAGAGTTAGATTATCACAGATTACATTGTATCTTTTCATGTTGGACCTTGCTGAACCAAAGCAAAGAAGAAGTAGTCTATTCATAATAGGTTACTTGCATCATTTAGGACTAAATAGAATTGATTTTGGGGAAATAAACCTCATAAAAATAGTTCCATGACAAtgagtaaaacatacatttttaaaatacatttaaattttaaatcatgtttatcATAAACTAAGTATATCGTAAACTATAAGCAAGTTTACAATAAGTTTCCAGTGTGGGGATATTCaaagtttaattaaattgatATTGAGTATTCCTTACATggaaaaatacttaagtatttacTGTAGTGAACTGTAGTTAAATCTATGGATACTATAGTATTTTAAACTTGCTGAAGTAAATTGTAAAGTATATTATAGTTTTTACTAGTTTATCAATTCACTATAGTATTAACAAAGTAGTACTTCTTATAATATACTGCATTATACAGCAACCATGTGGTTGTAAATACTAAAACATAACCGGTTACCAAGCCTACAGTATTTTAAGTGGGTATTTACTGAAAACGATTTTGCAACATGAAACTACTATATGTTTACCATGCAATTTTAACAGAAATACTTTTAAAATTGTTTACTACAGCCTacataaaatatgtatattCGCATTGATTTTTAGGAATTTATTCATATGTATAATCCCACAAACAAAGCTAAAACACAAACGAAACGATTCATTTTCCGCTTTTAGAGGACTTTTATCACATAAAGGCAGCTACAACAacacttccggtttctgttccGGCGCGTCAGCTTTACCAATCTTAGCACCGAAAACCTTAACATTTGACAGTTAATTATAGTATTTAAGAATTTGTGTCATACTTTGTTTTTATATGCCAGGTGTTGTTTTAGTGTTCAAATATGTCGTCGCTCATTGGCACTGTTGACGAGGACTGCAACGGAAAAGATACAGAGGTACAACCACAAGTTACGTGTTATTCTCGTGTCTTGTTTTGCAATGCAACAAAGTCCCTAAAGCGCTCTCATTGTCATCGAATAAGCTTTTAATATTCCTTCTTGTCGAGGCAACACCATTAAAGATTTAATTAACATGATATGTGTAAAGTCAGGTGTTTAGACGTGCAGTAACAGATCTTTTGTTATTGTGTTTTGAGGATCAGGATCCACGCGTGCTCATCCCACAACTCTGCAGACTATTTTATGAACTGGGATGGGTGACTGGTACAGGGGGAGGAATAAGCCTGCGGCATGGGTTAGTcaatttaatacaaataattaAATCGTGTTCTGCAACACTTATTCTGCAACACTTATCTGTgctaaaaaatatattgaaatatCTTAAGAAATGTCATAATTTCTTTCCTCAGTGAGCACATTTATATAGCCCCCTCTGGTGTTCAGAAGGAGAGAATACAAGTAAGACTTTTGTTATTAATCGACCACAATCACGTGTGTTGTTGTGTTGCAGAGAACTAAATTTCATTAATAACACAAATTCTGGTCCTCTTTGTAGCCGGAAGACTTATTTGTGTGTGACATAGATGAGAAGGATATCAGCTGTCCACCTCCGCATAAGAAGTTTAAGAAAAGCCAATGCACACCCCTCTTCATGAATGCCTACACAATGAGAGGTAAACATCCACACACGGTGTTGTTGATTTTAGTTTGtagtgtatttaaaataaaccgTCATCTCTGTCACAGGAGCTAAGGCTGTTATCCATACACACTCGAAGGCTGCTGTCATGGCAACACTTATGTTTCCTGGCAAGGAATTTCGCATCACacatcaggaaatgataaaggGGATTCGAAAAGGAAACTCAGGCACAAACTACAGGTTAGACTTTCtgctaagatttttttttacatgcaatTTATACCACTTTTGAATTTTCGCATTGCTTTTAACTATTCTTGTCAAATAAAGTATTGCATCCAAAAAGCATTATTTTTAGTATTAAGAACTTTGCTTTTACATTACTGTATATATCCTTTCATTCAGGTATGATGATACTTTAGTTGTTCCTATTATTGAGAACACACCTGAGGAGAAGGACCTGAAAGAGCGCATGGCCCGAGCCATGGAGATGTACCCAGACTCCTGCGCTGTCCTTGTACGCAGACACGGGGTCTACGTTTGGGGAGAGACCTGGGAGAAAGCAAAAACCATGTGAGTTGTAAAAGTGAAATGCACACATCATAGCTGTATTTtatgtgtaaataaatacataatttacatTGCAGTGTGTATTATTTTTCAGGTGTGAATGTTATGACTACCTATTTGACATAgcaattaaaatgaaacaatgtggCCTGGACCCTTCTGCTCCTCCCACTGAAGCTGAAGGCATTGTTTGACACATAAATCACTTCAGACAACAAAATCAGAAAGCACTGTGTTACCAAATATGATTGGGAAACATAAGTTTCCAGTACAAACAACCACATCTGGACACAGACCTATCAAACAACATGTATACAGTAGTGCTGCTTTGTGCAGATACGTGCAAGGGACAATGTTCTGTTATCATGTGTTATATCTACTATTTTTTTATGCTGAGGGCTCATTTTCAccatatttttgaaaatgtgggGTTTAGTGTGTGATTTAAGATAAAACATTTGCAAAGCATTGGAGCTTTGAGAGCTTTACAacaatacaatatattttgtTCAATTTTAAACAATGTCAGTAACCTGCTAATATAACACGTTACCATTTAAACCAGCTGGAATTGCAAACATGCCCGTCGACAGGATTTAAAAATGTGTTCGAAAATTTTAGTTATTTCCCTTACAGTCAAAATGGCAAGTCAACACGGATACCATGAGCCTTTTAACAACCACCATGCAGTTACGCTCAAAaacatgcaaacattaaacattgCATAACATTTCCAGATGCCATATCTCAGTCATTGCACGATTGTATTATTTCACCACCTGTATATCTACACACTCAACATTACACAATACCCTACACATCACACATTTAAGGGCGTGGTTTGCCTGCACACTGTGTCAGGAACAGCTTTTACTAGGCACCCATTTGTGAAAATCAAACCAATGACAGTTCTTGCCAGGAGGTGGCAGTGTTGTCTCAGCTACTTTTTATTACAGTGAAAAAATTCTTGCACAAGAGCTTGATGCAAATAAAACCTTAAAGATTACTCATTCATTTACTAcgagcatattttaaaacatacatgCCAATTGAATATTAGACAAGGTATTTTGTGTTAGTGTAGGAACCTAAAGCTCTCTTCTATATGAGGGAGCAAATGCAACCATATATTTACAGCCTTGCATTTTCTGCCACGCTTCTACTCATCCATTTGCATGAACATTATTCTCAAAGGTCCTTTAAAACACAAGCTGTCTGTGCCTGCTCAAGACCAGTTAGGTCTGAACATAGCTTTGGTGATACAAGACGCCTGAGTGGCTACATGGGCTCCTCCATATGCTGCAGCTGCAGTTAACATCTCTGAAGGAGTGCTGGTTGCTATTAAGCACGTTTGATCAGTCACATATGAGCTTTATCAATGCAATCAAAATGTGATCACAATTGATGAACTTTCCTTGCAGTACTAGCAGACTGGCACTGATTTGATTGAGATTTAaaagtgaaagagttaaagaataTTAATGTCCTGTAGACCTAAAGGATACAATGTGAGTTAGTAAAATCATATCGCAGTtctcattaaaaatattaaaatgactACATCATTTAAGACcaaaaaacattaaagggatagttcacccaaaaatgaaaattgtgtcataattttctcattctTGTGTTGTTCTGGAtatgtatgagtttcttttttctgatgggCACAATAgaggatattttgataaatgatgcaaCTGCAcggctgattgtaaccattgacttccatagtagaaaaaacaaatatggTGGAATTCAATGGGTCTTGTCAACTTGCTTGCTTACTGTCATTTAtcaaaaacatttcatcatttattacaatacttccataatatttgttttcttaCTATGGAGGTCAGTGGTTATAATCAGTTGTgttcttaccatcatttatcgggGTATCTTTTCTTTGTGTTCGTTAGAAAGAGGAAATTCGtgcaggtttggaacaacatgaaaatgagattgtgacacaattttcatttttctgaATTGTCTTTGCACTCTAAATTCTGGTGGATTATTTTTAactcaatgctgggtaaatattggacagaatacATGTTTGGTTAATATATAAAGCTATGCTGCGTTGTTTCAATGCAATTCTGGGTtttcaactcatggttgggttaacaacaaccAAGCATAGGTTTATTTCTAACCCAACATTAAAAAAGCTAGCAGAATTTAGAGTGAGTCAAAATGAAAATCTGCACATCAGTCtctacagtatataaataatatgaaatttctgtcatcaGTTACTGACCCTTTCTTTACTCTGTTGAAcccaaaaagaaaatgtattttataaatgtgtgtgacAAAATATTTCTGTGTTCAACAGAAACCGAAAGAAACTCAAACAGGTGTAGAACAAAATGAGCATTTGGGTTGGTTggcatatttaagagtttttatttcttttcttttatatttattctgCTATCTGAGTAATCCAAACATGAACACATTTAGATCCAGCTTAAAATAAGATTTGATACTTGAACATGCATGGTGGTTTCAGACTACAGAGATGAAGGAAAATGTTTCCACTTGTTGAAAACAGCAAGGATGTATTGTAGGCAATCAGGGGGTCAAGCAtgattttctgtttttgtgtgtagCTCCCACAGAGCACCATTTATCTAgatgaatctctctctctctctctctctttctctctctctctctctctctctctctctctctctctctctctctcatatatatatatatatatttttttttttttcctctGGGGGAAAATTGCACTGTTGAATGGATCCAAGCAGGAGGAATGTGGCTAATCACCTGAATATCCTGGCCAAGAGATTATGAGACCACCAAACCTGTATATCAACAGGCTGAAAATGTCTGCTGTGAGttgaaatgaaacaaaaaattatCTTAAATGGTGAGCCACTTGCAGTTACCCTGAGCCACTTAATTCCTCTGTGTTTTTCCAACTTGACTGTGTGTAAATGCAGGTAATTTGGACAATTTGTTTCTATTGATCTGAGCACATGACCTTCTCTGAAAGTTTTTGGAtgatttaaaggtatagcggaagattttcccgaattatttaaaagaaccgcccctcgatatttaaaaaaaatgcacacgcaaCTCTCCttcctcccgagagggaacgcctgttaaacgcgtgcacgagacagagacagagagagagcatgcaggagctcagtttttctcttcgctctgtttacaagttgctgtcggcatgtttaccgtgtctgtgcggttcgtgacttgtgccagggctagcatcgctaatcatagcttacatcaacttttactagcagtgattttaaatggatttctccaaatagcatgacaaaatgtacctttccagtagaaacttcgcgtgggaagcccaacctgtccttttagctcacgccagcgtgtgaaatagtctcccataaacactctggtcttgtttctttctttatagtcctttctcttcttgtcatacaattcgtagacacttttttgTCTTgtgaccctcagacattttaaaaaaaaaaacagtgagaACGCGaccttcaatgaatggttgaaactgtagcacaacacacatacacgtgaaagtgcgcatgtgcagaaagcgaacctagaggcgagcacgtacgacggttatacgtcaacatataatcagaatgatagacatctgggatgaccaataacagTGGTGATCCACCGggaaaacgaaaatcttccgctatacctttaatgtaGGAATTGTATAGAGAGTAGGTTTATGGATGGGGTAAAGCTCTGAATGGCCTGAAGTGCATGTGTGCTACAGCCTCTTCTAAACATTGGTAAATAGTCTGAATAACATTTGAAAAAGTTTTAAGTTTATTCACTACTGCATACTGCTTATGATTCTGCCTGTCTTCTTCTAATCTATAATTTCTGGTAAAtgaatataatgtatatataccTGCTTTACTTCAATATAGTATCTATGCATAAATGAGTGGTACTTCTGGTTTGTTagcaattttaaaatgtgttgaaatgTCTCACAAGTTGCAAGGTAGACAATAAATACAGTATACAGCAGGAAATGACCCTCTAATGGGGTCATCTTGTGTTtagctataaaaaaaaaatagaaatttgGTGCATCAGGCAAAGGCTTTGGGATGCACTAATGGCATAATCACGATACGTTTTCGGCTATGCTTCGTCAGTGCCTAGCAGTGGAAAATCGAGTATTCAGCTCTCGCTGAGCGGCGTCTCTAGAGACATTGATCATCCCAGGTTCTTCCAAAGGCTTTGCTTGTTTTGCACACATGCTCATTTGCAGATTGATTCAGGTTGCATCGATTCAAAGCCTTGATTTAACCAGCTATGTCCTCCTCACAATTACAAGAAAAGAGTGACATCTTTTATCCCGAGTAtcacaaaagtaaaacaagCTACAACACGGATCATTAAAGCTGTTCAGA is a window from the Misgurnus anguillicaudatus chromosome 21, ASM2758022v2, whole genome shotgun sequence genome containing:
- the apip gene encoding methylthioribulose-1-phosphate dehydratase isoform X2, with product MSSLIGTVDEDCNGKDTEDPRVLIPQLCRLFYELGWVTGTGGGISLRHGEHIYIAPSGVQKERIQPEDLFVCDIDEKDISCPPPHKKFKKSQCTPLFMNAYTMRGAKAVIHTHSKAAVMATLMFPGKEFRITHQEMIKGIRKGNSGTNYRYDDTLVVPIIENTPEEKDLKERMARAMEMYPDSCAVLVRRHGVYVWGETWEKAKTMCECYDYLFDIAIKMKQCGLDPSAPPTEAEGIV
- the apip gene encoding methylthioribulose-1-phosphate dehydratase isoform X1, whose product is MSSLIGTVDEDCNGKDTEDQDPRVLIPQLCRLFYELGWVTGTGGGISLRHGEHIYIAPSGVQKERIQPEDLFVCDIDEKDISCPPPHKKFKKSQCTPLFMNAYTMRGAKAVIHTHSKAAVMATLMFPGKEFRITHQEMIKGIRKGNSGTNYRYDDTLVVPIIENTPEEKDLKERMARAMEMYPDSCAVLVRRHGVYVWGETWEKAKTMCECYDYLFDIAIKMKQCGLDPSAPPTEAEGIV